A region of Rhizobium grahamii DNA encodes the following proteins:
- a CDS encoding TadE/TadG family type IV pilus assembly protein, giving the protein MTELDQTAEGARRRGWTRRRSIAAFARSRDGSAAIEFALLAIPYFMIVFAIIETFVAFAGEQLVSSAVDTLSRKIRTGQITLANTDRTAFRTALCNEISVLIKCSTTEAATPNKLYVDVQKFSTFAAIPTTIPKVSTANYADINTSAFQYAPGGAGTINMVRAYYRWQVITDLIRPYISSVRPADGSSAYFLIVATAAFQNEQYP; this is encoded by the coding sequence ATGACGGAATTGGATCAGACAGCGGAAGGGGCCAGACGGCGGGGATGGACACGTCGACGGTCAATTGCCGCTTTCGCGCGCTCTCGCGATGGATCGGCGGCGATCGAGTTTGCCCTGCTCGCCATTCCCTATTTCATGATTGTCTTCGCGATCATCGAGACCTTCGTCGCCTTCGCGGGCGAACAACTCGTTTCCAGCGCCGTCGATACGCTGAGCCGCAAGATACGGACGGGTCAGATCACGCTCGCGAACACCGACCGCACGGCATTTCGTACCGCGCTCTGCAACGAGATCTCCGTCCTGATCAAATGCTCGACGACAGAGGCCGCAACGCCCAACAAGCTTTATGTCGACGTGCAGAAGTTCTCGACGTTCGCGGCCATCCCGACAACCATTCCGAAGGTGTCGACGGCGAATTACGCGGATATCAATACGTCGGCCTTCCAATACGCGCCGGGCGGTGCCGGAACGATCAACATGGTCAGGGCCTACTATCGCTGGCAGGTCATTACCGACCTCATCCGCCCCTACATCTCCAGCGTTCGGCCCGCCGACGGCTCCTCGGCCTATTTCCTCATCGTCGCGACCGCGGCTTTCCAGAACGAGCAGTATCCGTGA
- the upp gene encoding uracil phosphoribosyltransferase: MDGVTVIDHPLVQHKLTIMRRKETSTGSFRRLLREISTLLCYEVTRDLELTMETIETPMETMESPILEGKKLVFASILRAGNGLLEGMLDLVPSARVSHIGVYRDHDTLQPVEYYFKAPEDISERLIIVVDPMLATGNSSIAAIEKLKERGAHNIRFLCLLAAPEGIKNFREAHPDVPVFTASIDSHLNDKGYIVPGLGDAGDRMYGTK, translated from the coding sequence ATGGACGGCGTTACGGTCATCGATCATCCGCTTGTGCAGCACAAACTCACCATCATGCGGCGCAAGGAAACATCGACCGGAAGTTTCCGTCGCCTGTTGCGCGAGATATCGACGCTGCTGTGTTACGAGGTGACCCGAGACCTCGAGCTGACGATGGAAACTATCGAGACGCCCATGGAAACCATGGAATCGCCGATTCTGGAAGGCAAGAAGCTCGTTTTCGCGTCGATCCTTCGCGCTGGTAACGGTCTTCTGGAAGGCATGCTGGATCTGGTCCCGTCGGCCCGCGTATCGCATATCGGCGTCTACCGCGACCATGATACGCTGCAGCCAGTCGAATACTACTTCAAGGCACCGGAGGACATTTCCGAGCGCCTGATCATTGTCGTCGATCCGATGCTTGCCACCGGCAATTCGTCGATCGCCGCGATCGAGAAGCTCAAGGAGCGCGGCGCACACAACATCCGCTTCCTCTGCCTGCTGGCGGCGCCGGAAGGCATCAAGAACTTCCGCGAGGCGCATCCGGACGTGCCCGTCTTCACGGCGTCGATCGACAGCCATCTGAACGATAAGGGCTACATCGTGCCGGGATTGGGCGACGCCGGCGACCGCATGTACGGCACGAAATAA
- a CDS encoding adenosine deaminase, translated as MTRHLKKVELHCHLEGAAPPSLTLAQARKYNIDIAAYLKDGAYVWHDFASFLQCYDKISEVYKTEEDYALLTETYLGELASVGTIYSELIVSPDHGKRIGLGADAYIAGVCEGIRRAEAANGIVARLIVTGERHFGPDSVVGAAEYAAKARNPLITGFNLAGEERMGRVADYARAFDIARDAGLGLTIHAGEVCGPFSVADALDVVRPSRIGHGVRAIEDEALVRRLAEQGTVLEVCPGSNIALKVFPDFAAHPLRRLKEAGVRVTISSDDPPFFHTSLEREYELAASAFGFTDSEIDELTRTGLEAAFVDEETRKVLLARL; from the coding sequence ATGACCCGCCATTTGAAGAAGGTCGAGCTGCACTGCCATCTGGAAGGGGCGGCTCCTCCATCGCTGACGTTGGCGCAGGCCCGCAAATACAACATCGACATCGCCGCATATCTGAAGGACGGAGCCTATGTCTGGCACGACTTCGCGAGCTTCCTGCAGTGCTACGACAAGATTTCCGAGGTCTACAAGACCGAGGAAGACTATGCGCTGCTGACGGAAACCTATCTGGGCGAGCTTGCCTCGGTTGGTACGATCTACAGCGAATTGATTGTCTCGCCCGATCACGGAAAACGCATCGGCCTTGGAGCTGACGCTTACATCGCCGGTGTTTGCGAAGGCATCCGCCGGGCAGAGGCTGCAAACGGGATCGTGGCCCGGCTGATCGTCACGGGCGAGCGGCATTTCGGTCCCGATAGTGTTGTCGGTGCCGCGGAATATGCCGCGAAGGCACGCAACCCGCTGATCACAGGCTTCAATCTTGCCGGTGAGGAGCGTATGGGCCGCGTTGCCGACTACGCCCGGGCTTTCGACATCGCGCGTGATGCCGGTCTTGGGCTGACGATCCACGCGGGCGAAGTCTGCGGACCGTTCAGCGTCGCCGATGCACTCGATGTCGTGCGTCCGTCCCGCATCGGTCATGGCGTGCGGGCGATCGAGGATGAAGCCTTGGTGCGTCGTCTGGCGGAGCAGGGCACGGTTCTCGAAGTGTGCCCCGGCTCGAACATCGCATTGAAGGTCTTTCCGGATTTTGCCGCCCACCCGCTGCGGCGGCTGAAGGAAGCAGGCGTGCGGGTAACGATCAGTTCCGACGACCCACCCTTCTTCCATACGTCGCTCGAGCGCGAGTATGAGCTTGCGGCGAGCGCCTTCGGCTTCACCGATAGCGAGATCGACGAGCTGACGCGCACGGGCCTCGAAGCGGCCTTCGTGGACGAAGAGACGCGCAAGGTCCTTCTGGCGCGCCTCTGA
- a CDS encoding TIGR02281 family clan AA aspartic protease translates to MLVRTIIFASIAAVFASQVPSLIGATGSVSRPEPAVSANYVSGTVDTVQPSQASTSLGTMRLQADAQGHYTGDFRINGRQVQGLIDTGATYVALNESLARRLGYTANQLDFRYAVSTANGQTKAAHVTLDRVEIGGIRVRDVEAFVLRDEALSSTLVGMSFLKKLGSYSVADGSLSLKQ, encoded by the coding sequence ATGCTCGTGCGTACAATCATATTCGCAAGCATCGCAGCGGTGTTTGCCAGCCAGGTCCCATCGTTGATCGGGGCAACAGGCAGTGTTTCCCGCCCAGAGCCTGCCGTCTCTGCGAATTACGTTTCCGGCACCGTCGATACGGTGCAGCCGTCCCAGGCATCCACGTCGCTGGGCACGATGCGCCTGCAGGCCGATGCTCAGGGCCACTATACAGGCGATTTCAGGATAAACGGTCGTCAGGTGCAGGGGTTGATCGATACCGGCGCCACCTATGTCGCCCTGAACGAAAGCCTCGCGCGCCGCCTCGGCTATACCGCCAACCAGCTGGATTTCCGCTACGCCGTCAGCACAGCCAACGGTCAGACGAAAGCCGCTCATGTTACCCTGGATCGCGTCGAGATCGGCGGTATCCGCGTTCGCGATGTGGAAGCTTTCGTCCTGAGAGACGAGGCCCTGTCTTCGACGCTTGTCGGCATGAGCTTCCTGAAGAAGCTCGGATCCTATTCCGTCGCTGACGGATCGCTCAGCCTGAAGCAATAA
- a CDS encoding CpaD family pilus assembly protein: MSGAVAMTRDRDHSMTRTSTTRIAKSRCMVAVAAMAAALLSGCASHDDLTTGGIPDDYRQRHPIVVTEAEQSVDIPVASTDRRLNTAQRDMIRGFAQNYGSRATGPVYLMTPEGSPNAAAARQLRGQVRAELSARGIASSKIVNSSYGAGATGDSAPIRLTFVGTTAMTSQCGQWPKDMINDFSNQNYYNFGCATQNNLAAQVANPEDLVAPRGMTPIDATRRNAAIKEYRETTTTIEDVAASGSSTF; this comes from the coding sequence ATGAGCGGAGCGGTAGCAATGACAAGAGATAGAGATCATTCGATGACTCGGACCAGCACGACCCGCATCGCAAAATCCAGGTGCATGGTTGCCGTTGCGGCGATGGCCGCTGCTCTCCTTTCCGGCTGCGCATCGCATGACGACCTGACCACAGGCGGGATCCCTGACGACTATCGCCAGCGCCACCCCATCGTCGTCACCGAAGCGGAGCAATCCGTGGATATCCCGGTTGCCTCGACGGACCGGCGCCTCAACACGGCGCAGCGCGACATGATCCGCGGCTTCGCCCAGAATTACGGCTCCAGAGCGACCGGCCCAGTCTACCTGATGACCCCTGAGGGCTCGCCGAACGCCGCGGCCGCGCGCCAGCTGCGCGGGCAGGTTCGGGCCGAACTGTCGGCACGCGGCATTGCGAGTTCGAAGATCGTCAACAGCTCATATGGCGCCGGCGCCACCGGCGATTCCGCGCCGATCCGCCTGACCTTCGTCGGCACAACGGCCATGACCTCGCAGTGCGGCCAGTGGCCGAAGGACATGATCAACGATTTCAGCAACCAGAACTACTACAACTTCGGTTGCGCCACGCAGAACAATCTCGCCGCACAGGTCGCGAACCCGGAAGACCTGGTCGCGCCGCGCGGCATGACCCCGATCGACGCCACGCGACGCAACGCCGCCATCAAGGAATATCGCGAAACGACCACGACGATCGAGGATGTCGCTGCCTCCGGCTCGAGCACCTTTTGA
- a CDS encoding type II and III secretion system protein family protein, whose translation MGNSTRYTKPLLAGCLSFVIGVTGMAPGFLPGDFGVRAALAESDGMVTITQAGPGAHRSLKLGLKKAIVVDLPVDAHDILVSDPSMADAVTRSSRRIYLFGKTVGQTNIFIFGADGQQIVSLDIAIERDVAGLESNLRRFIPDSNINVEIVSDNIVLTGTVRTPQDAAQAADLAQVFLKGGEATTRTETASGQGGDSSVALFAEGRQTSQVINLLKIEGEDQVTLKVTIAEVRREILKQLGFDNLVSNSKGLSVAQLGSPNVDSATATVGGGLAALFKSSIGKYDISTYLSALEQAKVVKTLAEPTLTAISGQAATFNSGGQVLYSTTDNDGNVTIVPYNYGINLAFKPVVLSSGRISLQIKTNVSEPAPSVSGSTPTYQRRAAETSVELPSGGSIALAGLIRDNVAQTSNGTPGVNKIPLLGTLFRQRTVERDETELVIIATPYLVRPVARNQLNRPDDNFSPENDGAAFFLNRVNKVYGHQTPVADAQFHGSIGFIYK comes from the coding sequence ATGGGCAATTCAACGCGGTACACAAAGCCTTTGCTGGCAGGCTGCCTATCCTTCGTGATCGGCGTGACTGGCATGGCGCCGGGCTTCTTGCCCGGCGATTTCGGCGTGCGGGCGGCACTTGCGGAATCCGACGGCATGGTCACGATCACGCAGGCCGGCCCGGGCGCACACCGCAGCTTGAAGCTCGGGTTGAAGAAGGCGATCGTGGTCGATCTGCCTGTCGATGCGCATGATATCCTCGTTTCCGACCCGTCGATGGCAGATGCCGTCACCCGCTCGTCGCGTCGTATCTACCTCTTCGGCAAGACCGTCGGACAGACCAACATCTTCATTTTCGGCGCCGACGGACAGCAGATCGTCAGCCTCGACATCGCCATCGAACGCGATGTCGCCGGGCTCGAAAGCAATCTGCGGCGCTTCATTCCCGATTCCAACATCAACGTGGAGATCGTCTCCGACAACATCGTGCTGACCGGCACGGTGCGCACGCCGCAGGACGCGGCACAGGCCGCAGATCTCGCCCAGGTCTTCCTGAAGGGCGGCGAAGCGACCACCCGAACGGAAACGGCGAGCGGCCAGGGCGGCGACAGCTCCGTTGCGCTCTTTGCCGAAGGTCGCCAAACCTCGCAGGTTATCAATCTCCTGAAGATCGAAGGCGAAGACCAGGTAACACTGAAGGTGACGATCGCCGAAGTCCGTCGCGAAATCCTCAAGCAGCTCGGCTTCGACAATCTCGTTTCCAACTCGAAGGGCCTATCGGTCGCTCAGCTCGGATCTCCGAACGTGGACAGCGCGACAGCAACCGTCGGCGGCGGTCTGGCAGCACTGTTCAAGAGCTCGATCGGCAAATACGACATCTCGACCTACCTCAGCGCGCTGGAACAGGCAAAGGTCGTCAAGACGCTGGCCGAACCGACGCTGACCGCGATCTCCGGCCAGGCTGCGACATTCAACTCCGGTGGCCAGGTTCTCTATTCGACGACCGACAACGACGGCAACGTCACGATCGTTCCTTACAACTACGGCATCAATCTTGCCTTCAAGCCGGTCGTGCTCTCCTCGGGGCGCATCAGCCTGCAGATCAAGACCAATGTGTCGGAACCGGCACCGTCGGTTTCCGGCTCGACTCCCACCTACCAACGTCGCGCGGCCGAAACCTCCGTCGAGCTTCCCTCGGGCGGCTCGATCGCGCTTGCCGGCTTGATCCGTGACAACGTCGCCCAGACCTCCAACGGCACGCCTGGCGTCAACAAGATTCCGCTGCTCGGCACGCTGTTTCGCCAGCGCACCGTCGAACGCGACGAAACCGAGCTTGTCATCATCGCGACGCCGTATCTGGTGCGCCCGGTCGCGCGCAACCAGCTCAATCGCCCGGACGACAACTTCAGCCCGGAAAACGATGGCGCAGCATTCTTCCTCAACCGCGTGAACAAGGTTTACGGGCACCAGACGCCTGTTGCCGACGCGCAGTTCCACGGCTCGATCGGGTTCATCTACAAATGA
- a CDS encoding pilus assembly protein N-terminal domain-containing protein, whose amino-acid sequence MSPSGKRIFLASALAVAGLSQAAVAQQSEMLRVYMDQARVLKLDRPVSKVIIGNAKVADATVADPKTIVLTGRSFGSTNLVLLDSDGNAILDESILVSIDEANTVRVFRQTERTVLSCTPNCEQHSAPSNETSAAASN is encoded by the coding sequence ATGTCACCGAGCGGCAAAAGGATATTTCTCGCCAGCGCTCTTGCCGTCGCGGGTCTCTCACAAGCAGCCGTGGCGCAGCAATCCGAAATGCTGCGCGTCTATATGGATCAGGCGCGCGTGTTGAAGCTTGACCGTCCTGTCAGCAAGGTCATCATCGGCAATGCCAAGGTGGCCGACGCAACCGTCGCCGACCCCAAGACGATCGTGCTGACCGGCAGAAGCTTCGGCAGCACCAATCTTGTCCTTCTCGATTCGGACGGCAACGCAATCCTTGATGAGAGCATCCTTGTCTCGATCGACGAAGCAAACACTGTGCGCGTTTTCCGCCAGACGGAACGGACGGTCCTGTCCTGCACGCCGAATTGCGAGCAGCACAGCGCCCCCTCGAACGAAACCTCGGCCGCAGCATCCAACTAA
- a CDS encoding Flp family type IVb pilin produces the protein MTKLVSRFLKDESGATAIEYGLIAALISVALITGASALGNKLNLMFNSLSNTISSKTPT, from the coding sequence ATGACCAAGCTTGTAAGCCGTTTTCTCAAGGACGAATCCGGCGCGACCGCAATCGAATACGGCCTGATCGCAGCGCTCATTTCCGTAGCGCTCATCACCGGTGCATCCGCTCTCGGCAACAAACTGAACCTCATGTTCAACAGCCTGTCGAACACGATCAGCAGCAAGACGCCGACCTGA
- a CDS encoding A24 family peptidase gives MTEAAIFLIFPLCLAIAALSDILTMTIPNRVSLILAAAFVPIAFMAGLPPAAICMHLVAGAAVFAACFALFALNVMGGGDAKLLTAAALWFGYDPSLAAFVVYVGIIGGAVTLVILGIRMYSDVILATGLPVPHSILTAKKVPYGIAIAIGGFLAFPQSPLFLAALEAVKS, from the coding sequence ATGACTGAAGCGGCAATTTTTCTGATTTTCCCGCTGTGCCTGGCGATCGCCGCACTGTCTGATATTCTTACGATGACGATCCCCAACAGGGTATCGCTCATCCTCGCTGCAGCATTTGTTCCGATCGCTTTCATGGCGGGCCTGCCGCCAGCCGCCATCTGCATGCACCTCGTAGCCGGTGCCGCCGTGTTTGCCGCCTGCTTCGCGCTCTTCGCGCTGAACGTCATGGGCGGCGGGGATGCGAAGCTGCTGACAGCCGCCGCACTCTGGTTCGGATATGATCCGTCGCTTGCCGCCTTTGTCGTCTATGTCGGCATCATCGGCGGCGCCGTTACCCTCGTTATTCTTGGGATCCGGATGTATTCGGATGTCATACTGGCGACCGGCCTGCCGGTTCCCCATTCCATTCTTACGGCTAAGAAGGTCCCTTACGGTATCGCCATCGCGATCGGGGGCTTTCTTGCTTTCCCTCAAAGTCCGCTGTTTCTCGCCGCGCTGGAAGCCGTGAAATCCTAG
- a CDS encoding TadE/TadG family type IV pilus assembly protein, producing the protein MALRNALRKLRRLGSRFARDREGVGAIEFAILFPILVVLYVGAFEITIGLSLSKRAARSAASVADVVTQQQSVTKSWLADMPSVASAIFAPYPTTGMTLKITGITIDSSANPKVKWSWAQDNSAPYAANSAVTVPTDLKKASSFLVRAEITVPYQLFLFAFAPNLVSNTSALTISRTYYYRQRQGDDVACSDC; encoded by the coding sequence ATGGCCCTTCGTAACGCTTTGCGGAAACTGAGAAGACTGGGTAGCCGTTTCGCGAGGGATCGCGAGGGCGTCGGTGCGATCGAGTTCGCGATCCTGTTTCCGATCCTCGTCGTGCTCTATGTCGGTGCGTTCGAGATTACCATCGGATTGAGCCTCAGCAAGCGCGCCGCGCGATCGGCCGCGTCTGTCGCCGATGTAGTAACCCAGCAGCAGAGCGTCACGAAGTCCTGGCTGGCCGACATGCCTTCGGTCGCAAGCGCGATCTTTGCTCCGTACCCGACAACGGGAATGACGCTGAAGATCACCGGCATCACGATCGATTCGTCCGCCAATCCGAAGGTCAAGTGGTCCTGGGCCCAAGATAACTCCGCGCCCTATGCCGCAAACTCGGCGGTCACGGTGCCGACGGATCTGAAAAAGGCGAGCAGCTTCCTCGTTCGTGCCGAGATCACTGTGCCGTACCAGCTGTTCCTCTTCGCGTTCGCGCCGAATCTCGTGTCGAACACAAGCGCCCTGACGATCAGCCGGACCTATTACTATCGCCAGCGTCAGGGCGATGACGTCGCCTGCAGCGATTGCTGA
- a CDS encoding phosphopentomutase yields MPRAFLFVLDSFGVGGAPDATTYGDEGANTLGHIAEFCAAGAGDREGLRAGPLQLPNMSALGLLHLAKAASGRFPAGMPVPEKIYATYGSANEVSRGKDTPSGHWEIAGTPVTFDWGYFPTDGDAFSPDFLESLCRAADVPGILGNCHASGTDIIARFGEEHIRTGKPICYTSTDSVFQVAAHETHFGLDRLMTFCAIARALLDPMNIGRVIARPFVGERVANFQRTGNRRDFSVPPPEPTLLDRLVKEGRNVHAIGKIGDIFAHQGVSRVIKANGNQALMDATLDAMDTAEDGDLVFTNFVDFDMVYGHRRDVPGYAAALEAFDARLPEVGGKLKPGDLVILTADHGCDPTWRGTDHTRERVPIIAYGPGLRPRDIGIRSTYADIGETIARHLRIPTGQHGRSFL; encoded by the coding sequence ATGCCGCGTGCTTTTCTGTTCGTTCTGGATTCCTTCGGAGTCGGCGGTGCGCCGGATGCAACGACCTATGGCGACGAGGGCGCCAATACGCTCGGCCATATAGCGGAATTCTGCGCCGCCGGGGCAGGGGACCGCGAAGGACTGCGCGCTGGCCCGCTGCAGCTTCCGAACATGTCGGCCTTGGGGTTGCTGCATCTCGCCAAGGCGGCTTCCGGTCGCTTCCCGGCAGGGATGCCGGTGCCGGAGAAAATTTACGCGACCTACGGCTCCGCCAACGAGGTCTCGCGCGGCAAGGATACGCCGTCAGGGCACTGGGAGATCGCCGGAACGCCGGTAACCTTCGACTGGGGCTATTTTCCCACTGATGGAGATGCATTCTCGCCCGACTTTCTGGAGTCGCTGTGCCGTGCGGCCGATGTGCCCGGCATCCTCGGCAACTGCCACGCATCGGGGACCGATATCATAGCGCGCTTCGGCGAGGAACACATCCGGACGGGCAAGCCCATCTGTTACACCTCGACGGACTCGGTGTTCCAGGTTGCCGCGCATGAAACGCATTTCGGTCTCGACCGGCTGATGACGTTCTGCGCGATCGCGCGAGCATTGCTCGACCCGATGAATATCGGACGGGTGATTGCCCGGCCGTTCGTCGGCGAACGGGTGGCCAATTTTCAGCGAACCGGAAATCGTCGCGACTTTTCGGTTCCACCGCCGGAGCCGACGCTGCTCGATCGGCTGGTGAAGGAAGGGCGCAACGTGCATGCCATCGGCAAGATCGGCGACATCTTCGCCCATCAGGGTGTGTCGCGCGTGATCAAGGCCAACGGCAATCAGGCGCTGATGGACGCGACGCTCGACGCGATGGATACCGCCGAGGACGGCGACCTGGTCTTCACCAATTTCGTCGATTTCGACATGGTCTATGGCCACCGTCGCGATGTTCCGGGCTATGCCGCAGCTCTCGAGGCATTCGATGCCCGTTTGCCCGAGGTCGGCGGCAAACTAAAGCCCGGAGATCTCGTCATCCTGACCGCCGATCACGGCTGCGACCCGACCTGGCGCGGCACCGATCACACCCGCGAACGGGTGCCTATCATTGCCTATGGCCCGGGCTTGCGCCCTCGCGATATCGGTATCCGCTCGACCTACGCCGACATCGGCGAGACGATCGCCCGGCATCTGCGCATTCCGACCGGCCAGCACGGGAGAAGCTTTCTATGA
- the deoA gene encoding thymidine phosphorylase, protein MIPQEIIRRKRDGGTLSADDIRAFISALAAGDLSEGQIGAFAMAVWFKGMSRDEVIALTQAMAASGDTLNWSDIDRPIADKHSTGGVGDNVSLMLAPIAAACGLAVPMISGRGLGHTGGTLDKLESIPGYNITPDASLFRRTVREVGCAIIGQTSALAPADGKLYAIRDVTATVDSIPLITASILSKKLAAGLQTLVLDVKVGNGAFMMEPEDARVLARSLVEVSNGAGVKTSALITDMNQPLADAAGNAVEIRNCLDFLAGRKKGTRLETVVLAFAGEMLMASGLAETPDSATAKALDALSSGAAAEIFGRMVHALGGPSDLLERPDAYLQTAPCVVPVAADQSGWLHSCDARQIGMTVIDLGGGRRHPQDKIDSRVGFSELPPIGTYVEKGAPIGFVHAATRDAAAAAAAALRNTYRISDSEPALAAVISQRL, encoded by the coding sequence ATGATCCCGCAGGAAATCATCAGGCGGAAGCGGGACGGCGGCACGCTATCGGCCGATGACATCCGTGCGTTCATCTCCGCACTGGCGGCGGGCGATCTTTCAGAAGGCCAGATCGGCGCTTTCGCGATGGCCGTTTGGTTCAAGGGCATGTCCCGTGACGAAGTGATTGCCCTGACGCAGGCGATGGCGGCCTCTGGCGACACCTTGAACTGGAGCGATATCGACCGACCGATTGCCGACAAGCATTCGACCGGCGGCGTGGGGGACAATGTCTCGCTGATGCTGGCGCCGATTGCGGCAGCCTGCGGGCTCGCGGTACCGATGATTTCCGGCCGCGGACTTGGCCATACCGGCGGCACGCTGGACAAGCTGGAGTCCATTCCCGGCTATAATATCACGCCCGATGCATCCCTCTTCCGCAGAACGGTCAGGGAGGTCGGCTGCGCGATCATCGGCCAGACCAGCGCGCTGGCACCTGCCGACGGCAAGCTCTACGCGATCAGGGACGTGACGGCGACGGTCGATTCGATACCGCTGATCACGGCGTCCATTCTTTCCAAGAAACTGGCGGCGGGCCTGCAGACGCTGGTGCTCGACGTCAAGGTCGGCAATGGCGCCTTCATGATGGAGCCTGAGGACGCGCGCGTTCTGGCGCGCTCGCTGGTCGAGGTTTCGAACGGCGCGGGCGTGAAGACCTCCGCGCTGATCACCGACATGAACCAGCCGCTGGCCGATGCCGCCGGCAACGCGGTCGAGATCCGGAATTGTCTGGATTTTCTTGCCGGCCGGAAGAAGGGCACGCGACTGGAAACAGTCGTTCTTGCTTTCGCCGGCGAGATGCTGATGGCCTCCGGTCTTGCCGAGACGCCTGACAGCGCGACCGCGAAGGCGCTGGACGCCCTTTCCTCGGGCGCAGCCGCCGAGATCTTTGGTCGGATGGTGCACGCGCTCGGTGGCCCTTCCGATCTGCTGGAGAGGCCCGATGCCTATCTCCAGACCGCGCCTTGCGTCGTTCCGGTCGCCGCTGATCAATCCGGGTGGCTGCATTCCTGCGACGCCCGTCAGATCGGCATGACGGTGATCGATCTCGGTGGCGGACGACGGCACCCTCAAGACAAGATCGATAGCCGCGTGGGTTTCTCCGAGCTTCCGCCCATCGGCACCTATGTCGAGAAAGGCGCTCCGATCGGGTTCGTTCACGCAGCGACGAGAGACGCGGCCGCCGCCGCCGCGGCCGCGCTGAGGAACACGTACAGGATTTCCGACAGCGAGCCTGCGCTCGCCGCCGTCATCTCGCAGCGTCTCTGA
- the cpaB gene encoding Flp pilus assembly protein CpaB gives MKPARILILGVAVVAAGLAGILAMSLAGRGSVVTQVQSVVEREPTVNVLVSSANLPVGARLDDKAVHWMPWPQGGVVQGFITESEKPDAIKDMQGAVVRLPIFEGEPVRAEKIADASSKIMSSLLPSGKRAVATEISVATGAGGFILPNDRVDVIMVRKAKSGDKYLTETVLSNVRILAIDQQIQEKEDGSKSVVGTTATLELTPDQTKVLAVAQQMADRLSLALRSVADAREQDTTAADYLLSGDNGSSIVQVIKSGAIVTDSTGTAKAE, from the coding sequence ATGAAACCCGCCCGAATTCTAATACTTGGAGTGGCCGTCGTGGCTGCCGGCCTCGCCGGCATACTCGCGATGAGCCTTGCCGGGCGCGGGTCGGTCGTCACCCAGGTACAATCCGTCGTCGAGAGAGAACCAACGGTAAACGTGCTCGTTTCGAGCGCCAACCTGCCGGTCGGTGCGCGCCTCGACGACAAGGCCGTACACTGGATGCCATGGCCGCAGGGCGGCGTTGTCCAGGGCTTCATTACCGAATCTGAGAAGCCGGATGCCATCAAGGATATGCAGGGCGCCGTCGTGCGTCTGCCGATCTTTGAAGGCGAACCGGTTCGCGCCGAGAAGATCGCCGATGCCAGCAGCAAGATCATGTCGTCGCTGCTGCCATCCGGCAAGCGCGCGGTGGCGACCGAGATCTCGGTTGCGACAGGTGCGGGCGGTTTCATCCTGCCTAACGACCGCGTCGACGTCATCATGGTGCGCAAGGCCAAGAGCGGTGACAAATATCTGACCGAAACCGTGCTGAGCAACGTGCGTATTCTCGCCATCGACCAGCAGATCCAGGAAAAGGAAGACGGCTCCAAGTCCGTCGTCGGGACGACCGCGACGCTGGAACTCACGCCCGACCAGACCAAAGTGCTCGCCGTAGCGCAACAAATGGCGGACCGGCTTTCGCTGGCGCTTCGTTCCGTTGCCGATGCGCGCGAGCAGGATACGACCGCAGCCGACTACCTGCTGAGCGGCGACAACGGCAGCTCGATCGTCCAGGTCATCAAATCCGGGGCGATCGTCACCGACAGCACCGGCACAGCAAAGGCCGAGTAG